In Oligoflexia bacterium, a single window of DNA contains:
- a CDS encoding phosphoglycerate kinase, which yields MISLYQDHITCLEDIDLAGKRVLCRMDYNVPLDEKGNITDDTRIQASLPTLNYLLEQGAYVTLISHLGRPKGKFTKAYSLLPVASYLCDVLDREVILADDCVGDAVKKILHTRDQQQLLMLENLRFHTQENDNDTIFAQGLKANHDVFVNDAFGVCHRADASVDALPRLFKDSQKCIGKLIEQEIKALEPLLKDAPKPFALIMGGAKVSDKIKVLESLLKKVDYLFLGGAMVFTFLKAEGKSVGLSRFEADKVDYAKKLLQMARDRKVRVCFPKDYQVASSMDAIDQAYVTKNDRIDDDVMALDIGPKTLDYFSGQLQDCQTVFWNGPMGWFEQEPFDAGSIGLAKELANLDANCIIGGGDSAAAVVKSGYAQKMAHISTGGGATLSFLEGKRLPGLSSMVVKK from the coding sequence ATGATTTCACTTTATCAAGATCACATTACATGCTTAGAAGATATTGATTTGGCTGGAAAACGAGTCTTGTGCCGTATGGATTACAATGTTCCTTTGGATGAAAAGGGTAACATTACAGATGATACGCGAATCCAGGCCAGCTTGCCTACCTTGAATTATCTTTTGGAACAAGGGGCGTATGTAACCCTTATTTCACATTTGGGACGGCCTAAAGGTAAGTTTACTAAAGCGTATTCGTTGCTGCCGGTAGCATCTTATTTATGTGATGTGCTTGATCGCGAAGTGATTTTGGCAGATGATTGCGTGGGCGATGCTGTTAAAAAGATTTTGCATACGCGAGATCAGCAACAATTATTGATGCTGGAAAACTTGCGTTTTCATACCCAAGAGAATGATAACGATACTATTTTTGCTCAGGGTTTAAAAGCCAACCATGATGTTTTTGTCAACGATGCCTTTGGTGTTTGTCATCGAGCGGATGCCAGTGTAGATGCTTTGCCACGTTTGTTTAAAGATAGTCAGAAATGTATTGGTAAATTAATTGAACAAGAAATTAAGGCTTTAGAACCATTGCTAAAAGATGCGCCCAAACCTTTTGCATTGATCATGGGTGGAGCTAAGGTTTCTGATAAAATTAAAGTTTTAGAAAGCTTGCTTAAAAAAGTGGATTATTTATTTTTGGGAGGAGCCATGGTGTTTACTTTTCTCAAAGCAGAAGGAAAAAGCGTGGGTTTATCCAGATTTGAAGCGGATAAAGTGGACTATGCTAAAAAATTATTACAAATGGCCAGAGATCGTAAGGTAAGAGTTTGTTTTCCAAAGGATTATCAGGTTGCAAGCAGTATGGATGCCATTGATCAAGCTTATGTGACTAAAAATGACAGAATTGATGATGATGTCATGGCTTTGGATATTGGACCTAAAACCTTAGACTATTTTTCTGGGCAGTTGCAAGATTGTCAAACAGTGTTCTGGAACGGTCCTATGGGCTGGTTTGAACAAGAGCCCTTTGATGCTGGCAGTATAGGCTTAGCCAAAGAGCTGGCCAATTTAGATGCCAATTGTATCATTGGCGGGGGTGATTCTGCGGCGGCCGTGGTTAAGTCTGGTTATGCCCAAAAAATGGCACATATTTCAACCGGTGGCGGCGCAACTTTAAGTTTCTTAGAAGGTAAGCGTTTGCCAGGTTTAAGTAGTATGGTTGTAAAAAAGTAG
- a CDS encoding metal ABC transporter permease, giving the protein MFTSNVMEALNFLAAPLLMCLILVGIHCYLGIHVLARGVIFVDLALAQVAALGATVPFFFFHEPSSLVKYLFSLGFTLGAAAFLTLSNRFRQTLSQEAVIGVLFAFCSASLIVLADQMPHGSEHLKHSMIGQLLWTTWADVLKVFIIYSGVSGLYYIFRKPLLANSLGIASLWSMDFLFYALFAVVITSSVQVAGILIVFSFLIVPALLSAVFFKDVAKRLWFGWGIGAILSVFGMFGSYYWNLPSGAFIVGVFTCVPLLLILVKAIFLNKANAQRE; this is encoded by the coding sequence TTGTTTACAAGCAATGTGATGGAAGCCCTTAATTTTTTAGCAGCACCCTTGCTGATGTGTTTGATTTTGGTGGGTATCCATTGTTATTTGGGTATTCACGTTCTTGCACGTGGTGTGATATTTGTGGACTTGGCTTTGGCGCAAGTTGCAGCATTAGGGGCTACGGTGCCTTTTTTCTTTTTTCATGAACCGTCATCACTTGTTAAATATTTATTTTCACTTGGCTTTACATTGGGGGCAGCGGCATTTTTAACCTTATCCAATCGTTTTAGGCAAACACTATCACAGGAAGCGGTCATAGGTGTTTTGTTTGCTTTTTGTTCTGCTAGCTTAATTGTTTTGGCCGATCAAATGCCGCATGGTTCAGAACATCTTAAACACAGCATGATTGGTCAATTATTGTGGACGACATGGGCGGATGTTCTCAAAGTTTTTATCATATATTCTGGGGTATCTGGGCTGTATTATATTTTTCGTAAACCACTGTTGGCTAATAGCTTGGGTATAGCATCCCTTTGGAGCATGGATTTTCTCTTTTATGCACTGTTTGCGGTGGTGATCACCAGCTCGGTGCAAGTGGCAGGGATACTCATTGTTTTTTCTTTTTTAATTGTCCCGGCTTTGCTTAGCGCAGTGTTCTTTAAAGATGTCGCCAAACGTTTATGGTTTGGTTGGGGAATAGGGGCAATACTGAGCGTTTTTGGCATGTTTGGTTCATATTATTGGAACTTACCCTCAGGGGCATTTATCGTGGGTGTGTTTACCTGCGTTCCCTTACTATTGATTTTAGTCAAAGCTATTTTTCTCAACAAGGCTAATGCCCAAAGAGAGTGA
- a CDS encoding metal ABC transporter substrate-binding protein → MLKNLNINKVLIGVALCLLCALCFNTAQAKVLEIVTTTSTLEAIVKEITTKDQVTALVKGSQDAHYIQAKPSYIAKLRKADLLISIGLGLEDAWLDKIVTSARNLDLMQGKKGRLVAGQSVTPIEIPQGNITRAMGDVHPEGNPHILLDPLRVINVAKAIEKKLSLLNPQSSQYYQKNVLQFENKIQSNMKQWLAQLSLLQNKSVITYHTTLNYFLQRFGLEHAASIEPKPGIPPTAKHIQDLIAQIKQKKISCILMESIFDQTPANTIAQKTKMRVVNVAPEVGGLKKQSSYFSWMNDVVGAASNCLQAM, encoded by the coding sequence ATGTTAAAAAATTTAAATATAAACAAAGTGTTGATTGGGGTTGCACTGTGTTTGCTCTGCGCTCTTTGTTTTAATACAGCGCAAGCAAAAGTATTGGAAATTGTTACGACAACCAGTACCTTAGAAGCGATTGTAAAAGAAATAACAACAAAGGATCAAGTGACAGCACTGGTTAAAGGTTCACAAGATGCGCATTACATTCAAGCAAAGCCATCGTACATTGCAAAACTAAGAAAAGCAGACCTTCTTATTTCCATAGGCTTGGGTTTGGAAGATGCATGGTTGGATAAAATTGTGACCAGCGCACGCAACCTAGACTTAATGCAGGGCAAAAAAGGCCGTTTGGTGGCGGGTCAATCAGTTACGCCCATTGAGATTCCTCAAGGAAATATCACTCGCGCCATGGGGGATGTTCACCCTGAAGGTAACCCGCATATTCTTCTTGATCCTCTTCGTGTTATTAATGTGGCAAAAGCCATTGAAAAAAAACTCAGTCTGCTCAATCCGCAAAGCAGTCAATACTATCAAAAAAATGTTTTACAATTTGAAAATAAAATTCAATCAAATATGAAACAATGGTTGGCGCAATTATCACTCTTACAAAATAAGTCTGTGATTACCTACCATACAACGCTGAACTATTTTTTGCAGCGTTTTGGTCTTGAGCATGCTGCTTCAATTGAACCAAAACCAGGTATTCCACCTACTGCAAAGCATATTCAGGACTTAATTGCTCAAATAAAACAAAAAAAGATATCCTGTATTTTAATGGAAAGTATTTTTGATCAAACGCCAGCCAATACCATTGCGCAAAAAACCAAAATGCGGGTGGTTAATGTTGCACCTGAGGTTGGGGGGTTGAAAAAACAAAGCAGTTATTTTAGTTGGATGAATGATGTGGTCGGTGCAGCTTCAAATTGTTTACAAGCAATGTGA
- a CDS encoding serine/threonine-protein kinase, which translates to MGKKFGAYDVDRKVAIGGMAEIYKATDVSGQPVAIKKIHPSLASQEKFVQMFLDEVRIVIQLDHPNIVQLMDFGLVDGAYYFSMEWMDGKALSAVTNEQKRLNKMMPIDVALIMMMDICDGLFYAHSKEDRYKRPLNIIHRDMSPPNILVNLGGVFKITDFGIAQVRDKNLLTQPGIIRGKFSYMSPEQSLGKPLDHRSDQFSINIIFYELLTNHALFLRNSEIETLQAVRKCDIPPLKQFRSNVPAELEYVIRKGLSLDRSKRFANAYEMKQAIAKIYEENFPNSSRENVVNYFNQLFPDMHYTLSMHSIEEDSHYLRKAKIAQAKVKTVRTPAFNFQPFTHPLSMTLLMSLGTIMLVELSLFLLNRL; encoded by the coding sequence ATGGGTAAAAAATTTGGGGCCTATGATGTTGATCGAAAAGTTGCCATTGGTGGTATGGCAGAGATTTATAAAGCCACAGATGTTTCCGGTCAGCCCGTGGCCATTAAAAAAATTCACCCAAGTTTAGCCAGCCAAGAAAAATTTGTGCAGATGTTTTTGGATGAGGTCCGGATTGTTATTCAATTGGATCACCCCAATATTGTTCAACTGATGGATTTTGGTTTGGTTGATGGGGCCTATTATTTTTCCATGGAATGGATGGATGGCAAGGCTCTATCAGCTGTAACCAATGAGCAAAAGCGTTTAAATAAAATGATGCCCATTGACGTGGCTTTGATCATGATGATGGATATTTGTGATGGTCTTTTTTATGCCCATTCTAAAGAGGATCGTTACAAACGACCTTTGAATATCATTCATAGAGATATGAGCCCGCCCAACATATTAGTAAATCTGGGTGGGGTGTTTAAAATTACAGACTTTGGTATAGCCCAAGTTAGGGATAAAAACCTTTTGACCCAGCCGGGTATTATTAGAGGCAAGTTTAGCTACATGTCCCCAGAGCAGTCTTTGGGAAAACCACTGGATCACCGTTCAGATCAATTCAGTATCAATATTATATTTTATGAACTGTTGACCAACCACGCTTTATTTTTGCGTAACAGTGAAATTGAGACCCTGCAAGCGGTCAGAAAATGCGATATTCCGCCCTTAAAGCAATTTAGAAGCAATGTTCCGGCAGAACTAGAGTATGTTATACGTAAAGGTTTAAGTTTAGATAGAAGCAAAAGATTTGCCAATGCTTATGAAATGAAGCAAGCCATTGCCAAAATTTATGAAGAAAATTTCCCCAACAGCAGTAGAGAGAATGTGGTGAATTACTTTAATCAACTGTTTCCAGACATGCATTATACCTTGTCCATGCATTCTATTGAGGAAGATTCGCATTATTTGCGCAAAGCCAAAATTGCGCAAGCCAAAGTCAAGACCGTACGAACACCTGCCTTTAACTTTCAACCGTTTACTCATCCTTTAAGCATGACTTTGCTCATGAGTCTGGGAACCATTATGTTGGTTGAGTTAAGTTTATTTTTATTAAATCGTTTATAA
- the rpoZ gene encoding DNA-directed RNA polymerase subunit omega, whose translation MARISIEDCLEKLQNRFALVHLASERARQLARGSNRLIITKNKDIVTSLREIASGRIKTKKELDETVIESE comes from the coding sequence ATGGCTAGAATTTCAATTGAAGATTGTTTAGAAAAATTACAAAATCGTTTTGCATTGGTGCATTTGGCATCAGAGAGAGCCCGTCAGTTGGCCAGAGGTTCAAACCGCTTAATCATCACTAAAAACAAAGATATCGTCACCTCCTTGCGTGAAATTGCCAGTGGTCGGATTAAGACCAAAAAAGAGCTTGACGAAACAGTCATTGAAAGTGAATAG
- the gmk gene encoding guanylate kinase codes for MSNKEKISVISAASGAGKTTVVNHLLAQNERFSRVITHTTREKRPGEKNGVDYHFVSKDEFEQMIAQDAFVEWAKVYDNYYGTSKQGITAIVAQGKHALLVIEWQGAKNIKKLYPKAQFILMLPPSMDELKKRISGRGGDAKDIAQRIDLAKHEIRQMLWYDQVIINDDVEQCIKDLKQALDDQKAFSMHRQKERVQNFI; via the coding sequence TTGAGTAATAAGGAAAAAATATCTGTTATTTCTGCGGCATCTGGTGCAGGCAAAACCACAGTAGTCAATCACTTATTGGCTCAAAATGAACGCTTTTCTAGAGTGATTACGCATACCACCAGAGAAAAACGACCCGGTGAAAAAAATGGTGTAGATTATCATTTTGTTAGCAAAGACGAGTTTGAACAGATGATAGCCCAAGATGCCTTTGTTGAATGGGCAAAAGTCTATGACAATTACTATGGTACTTCAAAGCAAGGTATAACAGCTATTGTTGCCCAAGGAAAACATGCTTTATTGGTGATAGAGTGGCAAGGAGCAAAAAACATTAAAAAACTTTATCCAAAAGCCCAGTTTATTTTGATGTTACCGCCATCCATGGATGAGCTCAAAAAAAGAATTTCTGGCCGTGGGGGTGACGCAAAAGACATAGCGCAAAGAATAGATTTGGCTAAGCATGAGATAAGACAGATGCTCTGGTACGATCAGGTAATCATTAATGATGATGTTGAACAATGTATTAAAGACCTAAAACAAGCTTTGGATGATCAAAAAGCATTTTCAATGCACCGGCAAAAAGAACGGGTTCAAAATTTCATATAA
- a CDS encoding YicC family protein, whose product MMPNSMTGFGKANIKVNGYEYSCEVRSVNSRYRDIKCTCPKDMVELEHKLEKMIQMNFSRGKFSVVLQRNNIAKQKKISFEEKSIISHWKSLDAIRKKMGLKEPLNIEALVHIDRSIFINKQPLKKDIHQAEKNYLKVMQKGLDSLKESRKREGKGIEKVMLQLQNAVIKHVKKIEQEFKRFQKGLSQKIKTKISQLPKDYVQDNKKFENDLIALKDKTDITEELDRLGIHLKHLKVLLSSSGVVGREMDFLMQEINREINTIGSKSSEVKISNQVILLKTDMEKLREQAQNLE is encoded by the coding sequence ATGATGCCCAATAGTATGACAGGATTTGGCAAAGCCAATATTAAAGTGAATGGTTATGAATACTCCTGTGAAGTAAGGTCAGTGAATAGCCGTTACCGTGATATCAAGTGTACATGCCCTAAAGATATGGTTGAATTGGAACATAAGCTAGAAAAAATGATCCAAATGAATTTTTCACGGGGTAAGTTTAGTGTGGTCTTGCAAAGAAACAATATTGCAAAGCAAAAAAAAATTAGTTTTGAAGAAAAAAGCATTATCAGTCATTGGAAAAGCTTAGATGCCATAAGAAAAAAAATGGGTTTAAAAGAGCCTTTAAACATTGAGGCTTTGGTTCATATTGATCGGAGTATTTTTATTAACAAACAGCCATTAAAAAAAGATATTCATCAAGCGGAAAAAAATTATTTAAAAGTGATGCAGAAAGGTCTGGATAGTCTTAAAGAGTCGCGCAAAAGAGAAGGTAAGGGCATTGAAAAAGTCATGCTTCAATTGCAAAACGCTGTAATTAAGCATGTAAAAAAAATTGAGCAGGAATTTAAACGTTTTCAAAAAGGTTTAAGTCAAAAAATAAAAACAAAAATAAGCCAGCTGCCTAAAGACTATGTGCAAGACAATAAGAAATTTGAAAATGATTTGATAGCACTGAAAGATAAAACAGATATAACAGAAGAATTGGATAGGCTTGGTATTCATCTTAAGCACTTAAAAGTTTTGTTGAGTTCTTCTGGTGTGGTAGGACGTGAGATGGATTTTTTGATGCAGGAAATTAATCGCGAAATCAATACCATTGGCTCTAAATCATCAGAAGTTAAAATAAGCAATCAAGTGATTTTGTTAAAAACAGATATGGAAAAATTAAGAGAGCAGGCACAAAATCTTGAGTAA
- the acpS gene encoding holo-ACP synthase, whose protein sequence is MYFDIIVKESEGKFHINIEYDINFDLSIVGIGIDIERVDRFKMHLDQANARFFQRLFSSAEIDYCMAKKHPELHFTARFCAKEAFVKACANEEKFKITDIQVQKDGDKPHIAIWQKETCSKALLDFFKSRTVMLSLSHSQDYACAQVIIQNKQG, encoded by the coding sequence ATGTATTTTGACATAATTGTAAAAGAGAGTGAGGGCAAATTTCACATTAATATTGAATATGATATAAACTTTGACTTGAGTATTGTTGGAATAGGCATAGATATAGAGCGTGTTGATCGCTTTAAAATGCATTTGGATCAAGCCAATGCACGTTTTTTTCAGCGTTTGTTTTCAAGTGCAGAGATTGATTATTGTATGGCAAAAAAACACCCTGAATTGCATTTTACAGCGCGGTTTTGTGCTAAAGAAGCCTTTGTCAAAGCTTGCGCCAATGAAGAAAAATTTAAAATTACAGATATTCAAGTTCAAAAAGACGGTGATAAGCCACATATAGCAATATGGCAAAAAGAAACCTGCAGCAAAGCACTGCTAGACTTTTTTAAATCCAGAACTGTAATGCTTTCATTAAGTCACAGTCAGGATTATGCTTGTGCGCAAGTGATAATACAAAATAAACAAGGATGA
- a CDS encoding GNAT family N-acyltransferase — MSMVNDFYIMLAQLVKKILAYDQIEAAYLKYEHALSAKELLEKVLSDWQISVREHKSTKTTYDRLNKVLIVANHPFGGVEGMILTRQFLEQNAAIKVLVNPILKVFKPLRENFLFVEPYEDIESKKLNVQATKQAIQWLKQGNVLAMFPAGEVSSYQLNKNCVVDPVWSKSCAAFVEKAQCSVLPVFFHGQNSKWFQALGVLHPKIRTLLLGRELVNKQKQTIHMTYGNLVQFNRLPKHLSREELSDYFRFLTYSIAKQGKKIELYKEEHEEIEQSYDTSVLQSDIDRLPESALLLKSKNFSVYVAEYEQIPKIMHEIAKQRERSFRKVGEGTGKAIDTDSFDPYYKHLFVWDDDAKKIVGAYRIALSDEVKQKKQNFYSQTLFGFDQRFINEIEPAIEMGRSFVSLEYQKSFTPLLLLWKGIGQFVARYPKYTKLFGPVSISGEFSPLSKTVIKQYLLRHYGEESLKKHVQVKVPFNDEILYDYSSQDMLKFFNSLTDISNYIDYQEKEFAGIPVLIKHYIKLGAKFIDFNVDPEFNNALDALILVDLKQTEEKSLKNYMGEDGYQIFRSYHNLKQD; from the coding sequence ATGTCTATGGTAAATGACTTTTATATTATGTTGGCACAGTTGGTAAAAAAAATTTTGGCCTATGATCAAATTGAGGCTGCTTATTTGAAATATGAGCATGCATTAAGTGCTAAAGAATTATTAGAAAAAGTTTTATCTGATTGGCAAATCTCGGTCAGAGAACATAAAAGTACAAAAACGACATATGATCGTTTAAACAAGGTTTTAATTGTTGCAAACCACCCTTTTGGTGGCGTTGAGGGCATGATTTTAACCCGGCAATTTTTAGAGCAAAATGCGGCAATCAAAGTATTGGTCAATCCAATTTTAAAAGTTTTTAAACCATTAAGAGAGAATTTTCTATTTGTTGAACCCTATGAGGATATTGAGTCAAAAAAGTTAAATGTTCAGGCAACCAAGCAGGCGATTCAATGGTTAAAACAAGGTAATGTTTTGGCTATGTTTCCTGCAGGCGAGGTTTCTAGCTACCAGCTCAATAAAAACTGTGTGGTTGATCCAGTTTGGAGCAAAAGTTGTGCGGCATTTGTTGAAAAAGCACAATGTTCAGTTTTACCTGTTTTTTTTCATGGGCAAAACAGCAAGTGGTTTCAAGCCTTGGGTGTTTTGCACCCAAAAATAAGAACCTTGCTCTTAGGCAGAGAGTTGGTCAATAAACAAAAGCAAACAATCCATATGACCTATGGCAATTTGGTTCAGTTTAATAGACTGCCCAAACATTTAAGTAGGGAAGAGTTATCGGATTACTTTAGATTTTTAACCTACAGCATAGCCAAGCAAGGTAAAAAAATAGAGTTGTATAAAGAAGAGCATGAAGAAATAGAACAGTCCTATGACACTTCAGTTTTACAGTCAGATATAGATCGTTTACCTGAGTCAGCCTTGTTATTAAAGTCAAAAAACTTTTCAGTTTATGTCGCAGAGTATGAACAAATACCCAAAATCATGCATGAAATTGCCAAACAAAGAGAAAGATCTTTTAGAAAAGTTGGAGAAGGAACGGGTAAAGCCATTGATACCGATAGCTTTGACCCATATTATAAGCATCTTTTTGTTTGGGATGATGATGCAAAAAAAATTGTGGGGGCATACAGGATTGCACTTAGTGATGAAGTTAAACAGAAAAAACAAAACTTTTATTCACAAACTTTATTTGGTTTTGATCAACGATTTATCAATGAGATTGAGCCGGCTATTGAAATGGGACGATCTTTTGTTAGCTTAGAGTATCAAAAAAGTTTTACGCCTTTATTGTTGTTGTGGAAGGGAATTGGACAGTTTGTAGCCAGATATCCAAAATACACCAAACTTTTTGGTCCGGTGAGCATCAGCGGTGAATTTTCTCCTTTAAGCAAGACAGTTATTAAACAGTATCTTTTAAGGCATTATGGAGAGGAAAGTTTAAAAAAACATGTCCAGGTTAAAGTTCCATTCAATGATGAAATTTTATATGATTATTCCTCTCAAGATATGCTTAAGTTTTTTAATAGTTTAACGGATATTTCCAATTACATTGATTATCAAGAAAAAGAGTTTGCAGGGATACCAGTGTTGATAAAACACTACATTAAGTTGGGAGCAAAGTTTATTGATTTTAATGTAGACCCAGAATTTAACAATGCCTTGGATGCGCTGATATTGGTAGATTTAAAACAGACAGAAGAGAAAAGTTTAAAAAACTACATGGGTGAAGACGGTTACCAGATTTTTAGAAGCTATCATAATTTAAAACAAGATTAA
- a CDS encoding Hsp20/alpha crystallin family protein — MSIQKYNRDFFNLPSHIDGFFDNFFSPSTFRGLEKNFSDFLSPTSSISEQDKSYTIHMDLPGVKKDDINIEMKDGTLLISGERKEETKGNTVMNEVRYGKFQRSFKLPHLSDNSKVSAEFRDGQLNIVVEKAEKEQSKIIPVN; from the coding sequence ATGAGCATACAAAAATACAACAGAGATTTTTTTAACCTACCTTCACATATTGATGGCTTTTTTGATAACTTTTTTTCACCCTCAACATTCAGAGGTTTGGAAAAAAACTTTTCAGATTTTTTGAGCCCCACAAGCTCGATTTCTGAACAGGATAAATCTTATACCATTCATATGGATTTGCCTGGTGTAAAAAAAGATGACATCAATATTGAAATGAAAGACGGTACTTTGTTGATTAGTGGTGAACGCAAAGAAGAAACCAAAGGCAACACCGTGATGAATGAAGTACGCTATGGCAAGTTTCAACGCAGCTTTAAGCTACCGCATCTTAGTGATAACAGTAAAGTCAGTGCTGAGTTTAGAGATGGTCAACTTAATATTGTTGTTGAAAAGGCAGAAAAAGAGCAAAGTAAAATCATTCCTGTTAACTGA
- a CDS encoding NAD(P)H-dependent oxidoreductase → MAHILIIKSSLNPNSKSARFADIAAEIMDSFNDKGQHSYEIVDLRKVSLPMCDGGQCFTAPNLASYQKLLKKVHGVFIAAPIYNYDVNAALKNFIELTGQAWKEKVLAMAFYAGGERSYMSAMSFMNSMMLDFRCLIVPNFVYASDYFIQSEEGKKQIEERMENIMKKFVSLCEWKKDQK, encoded by the coding sequence ATGGCTCATATTTTAATTATCAAATCCAGCTTAAACCCAAACAGTAAAAGTGCTAGGTTTGCCGATATTGCGGCAGAGATTATGGATTCTTTTAATGATAAAGGTCAACATAGTTATGAAATTGTAGATTTAAGAAAAGTAAGCTTACCCATGTGTGATGGTGGTCAATGTTTTACAGCGCCTAATTTGGCAAGCTATCAGAAACTTCTTAAAAAAGTGCATGGCGTGTTTATTGCGGCACCTATTTACAACTACGACGTCAATGCTGCTTTGAAAAACTTTATTGAATTAACAGGGCAAGCCTGGAAAGAAAAAGTATTGGCTATGGCTTTTTATGCTGGGGGTGAGCGCAGTTATATGTCAGCCATGTCTTTTATGAACAGCATGATGTTGGACTTTAGATGTTTAATTGTTCCAAATTTTGTTTATGCGTCTGATTATTTTATTCAAAGTGAAGAAGGTAAAAAGCAGATTGAAGAACGTATGGAAAATATCATGAAAAAATTTGTTAGCTTATGCGAATGGAAAAAAGATCAAAAATAA
- the phoU gene encoding phosphate signaling complex protein PhoU → MQRHLHRELDNIKKDLLFIGSLVKDSVEKAIVAFNESNTELADEVIAQDKKIDAKEVAIEEECLKLLALHQPVAEDLRFITAVMKINNALEGMGDSATSISKRCLHYAKRSPIAIPDELSQMSEKTVNMIEQTLKAFFQRDDVLAKAVIKLDDQVDELQANILSKLKDIMKNDANHISVALDVFTITRRLEGIADLATSICEDIIYMVKGEIVRHQRKEIASE, encoded by the coding sequence ATGCAAAGACATTTACATAGAGAATTGGATAATATTAAAAAAGATCTTTTATTTATAGGATCTTTGGTCAAAGACAGTGTTGAAAAAGCAATTGTTGCATTCAATGAAAGCAATACTGAACTAGCTGATGAAGTGATTGCTCAAGACAAAAAAATTGATGCTAAAGAAGTGGCCATTGAAGAAGAGTGTTTAAAACTTTTAGCTCTACACCAACCTGTGGCAGAAGATTTGCGGTTTATTACAGCCGTTATGAAAATTAACAATGCCTTAGAGGGTATGGGAGATAGTGCAACCAGTATTTCTAAACGTTGTTTGCATTATGCCAAACGTTCTCCTATTGCTATTCCAGATGAACTCAGTCAAATGTCAGAAAAAACAGTGAATATGATTGAGCAGACTTTAAAAGCATTTTTTCAAAGAGATGATGTGTTGGCTAAAGCTGTGATTAAGTTAGATGATCAAGTGGATGAATTGCAGGCCAATATTTTATCTAAACTTAAAGATATCATGAAAAATGATGCCAATCATATTTCTGTAGCATTGGATGTATTTACCATTACCAGACGTTTAGAAGGTATTGCAGATTTAGCCACCAGTATCTGTGAAGATATTATTTATATGGTCAAAGGTGAGATTGTTAGACATCAGCGTAAAGAAATTGCGTCAGAGTAA
- the pstB gene encoding phosphate ABC transporter ATP-binding protein PstB encodes MEEKKKQHIIKIKDLSIYYGDFKAVNHIDLDIDEHSVTAIIGPSGCGKSTLLRSLNRMNDFISSVRCEGDVHFQNESIFSKAVDVVDLRRKIGMVFQKPNPFPKSIYKNVAWGPSVNGYKGNLDECVERALKRAALWDEVKDKLDQNGLSLSGGQQQRLCIARALAMEPEIILMDEPCSALDPISTSRVEDLLIELKQDYTIVIVTHSMQQAARVSDKTAFMYQGDLVEYGETKKIFTRPDKKQTEDYVTGKFG; translated from the coding sequence ATGGAAGAGAAAAAAAAACAACATATTATTAAAATTAAAGACCTTTCTATTTATTATGGAGATTTTAAGGCGGTCAATCATATTGATTTGGATATAGATGAACACAGTGTAACAGCTATTATTGGGCCCAGTGGCTGTGGTAAAAGTACTTTACTCAGATCACTGAATAGGATGAATGATTTTATTTCATCTGTTCGTTGCGAAGGCGATGTCCATTTTCAAAATGAGTCTATTTTTTCTAAGGCTGTGGATGTGGTTGATTTAAGGAGAAAGATTGGCATGGTATTTCAAAAGCCCAATCCATTTCCAAAATCAATTTACAAAAATGTTGCTTGGGGACCATCCGTCAATGGTTACAAAGGCAATTTGGATGAATGTGTTGAAAGAGCGTTAAAGCGGGCAGCCTTATGGGATGAAGTTAAAGATAAACTTGATCAAAATGGTTTATCTCTTTCTGGTGGTCAACAACAACGTTTGTGTATTGCCAGAGCTTTGGCCATGGAACCAGAAATCATTTTAATGGACGAGCCTTGTTCAGCTTTGGATCCCATTTCTACCAGCAGGGTAGAAGATTTATTGATTGAGTTAAAACAAGATTATACAATTGTTATTGTAACCCACAGCATGCAACAGGCAGCCAGGGTGTCCGATAAAACGGCATTTATGTATCAGGGTGATTTGGTTGAGTATGGAGAAACCAAAAAAATCTTTACACGACCAGATAAAAAGCAAACAGAAGATTATGTGACAGGAAAGTTTGGGTAG